One window of the Amycolatopsis mediterranei genome contains the following:
- a CDS encoding methyltransferase, which translates to MTVAASPRRELFREIKQSASAPDIAAAAALLEIGDRLGVLEEISTGGKFTASRLASIGELPESGVARYLEALESAGIIERVDTDGDFFRTVSDYDVIRHQAGYVSWTMNANRPFVEHPREFLIDPESARAAYVRDGRQVAVSSQWMGSLAFYPAAFEAITEARPTRVADLGSGTCRLLIELLDMLPGTTGLGLDLDQGACDAAKDAAAHAGMSDRLTVLQRSIQSLATDPGPLLDADVIHAGFVFHDMLPDEEHIADAVLANCHTALRPGGLMAITEAIPYVRTERERRFSSIVTYYHREFMTRKLLSVAEWEHKLSGAGFRHVETVELGFPTGRLFLARK; encoded by the coding sequence ATGACCGTTGCCGCCAGCCCCCGACGCGAACTCTTCCGGGAAATCAAGCAAAGCGCATCGGCGCCGGACATCGCGGCCGCGGCGGCGCTGCTGGAGATCGGTGACCGGCTCGGCGTCCTCGAGGAGATCAGCACCGGCGGGAAGTTCACCGCGAGCCGGCTCGCCTCGATCGGAGAGCTGCCGGAAAGCGGTGTCGCCCGCTACCTCGAGGCCTTGGAGTCCGCCGGCATCATCGAGCGCGTGGACACCGACGGTGACTTCTTCCGGACCGTTTCCGACTACGACGTCATCCGGCACCAGGCGGGCTACGTGTCGTGGACGATGAACGCCAACCGTCCCTTCGTCGAGCACCCGCGCGAGTTCCTCATCGATCCGGAGAGCGCGCGGGCGGCGTACGTCCGTGACGGCAGGCAAGTCGCCGTCAGCTCACAGTGGATGGGATCGCTGGCCTTCTACCCCGCGGCGTTCGAGGCGATCACCGAGGCGCGCCCCACCCGGGTCGCCGACCTGGGCTCGGGTACCTGCCGGCTGCTGATCGAACTGCTGGACATGCTGCCCGGCACGACGGGTCTCGGCCTCGACCTCGACCAGGGGGCGTGCGACGCGGCGAAGGACGCGGCCGCGCACGCCGGCATGAGCGACCGGCTCACCGTGCTGCAGCGGTCGATCCAGTCGCTGGCCACCGATCCGGGTCCGCTCCTCGACGCCGACGTCATCCACGCCGGATTCGTCTTCCACGACATGCTGCCGGACGAGGAGCACATCGCCGACGCGGTGCTGGCCAACTGCCACACGGCGCTGCGGCCGGGCGGCCTGATGGCGATCACCGAAGCGATCCCCTACGTCCGCACCGAACGGGAGCGCCGGTTCAGCTCCATCGTGACCTACTACCACCGGGAATTCATGACCCGCAAGCTGTTGTCGGTCGCCGAGTGGGAGCACAAGCTGTCCGGCGCCGGCTTCCGGCACGTGGAGACCGTCGAACTCGGCTTCCCCACCGGCCGCCTGTTCCTCGCGCGCAAGTGA
- a CDS encoding PLP-dependent aminotransferase family protein, producing the protein MTTVDRAAPPDAIRDILAAAAAPGVLSLAGGLPAPDSFPLTELVTVLDEVMSSAAAAALQYGPVEGVPAMRAGLAARAGETGGHTDPDRVLVTSGSQQGLALTTNALVAPGDTVALEDPGYLGAVRVFRQAGADLLAVPGDEDGMDTEALAGRLRRGARCRLVYVVPHFHNPTAAVLTEERRRHLAELAGHYGFLIVEDDPYADLAFDGVRLPSIDAFSDRVIRLLSLSKTLCPGFRVAGLVAPPALIGPLTTAKQDADLQTNTFGQHVVSRLLSRPGFLPRHLLRLQSLYRTRAGHLAGLLGGLGWLTFRAPRGGLFFWAAITTAGVDAATLTAAAIEEGLAIVPGPPFCIDRDGSRHLRLSFATLSPSEMPEAVRRLELARARVSGPRGAAAAG; encoded by the coding sequence GTGACCACAGTGGACCGGGCGGCCCCGCCGGACGCCATCCGCGACATCCTGGCCGCCGCGGCCGCGCCCGGTGTCCTGTCGCTGGCGGGCGGCCTCCCGGCCCCGGACAGCTTTCCCTTGACGGAGCTCGTGACCGTCCTCGACGAGGTCATGAGCTCCGCGGCCGCGGCCGCCCTGCAGTACGGTCCGGTCGAAGGCGTACCGGCGATGCGTGCCGGTCTCGCCGCCCGAGCCGGCGAGACCGGCGGCCACACCGACCCGGACCGGGTGCTGGTCACCAGCGGAAGCCAGCAGGGCCTCGCCCTGACGACGAACGCGCTCGTGGCGCCGGGGGACACGGTGGCGCTGGAGGATCCGGGCTACCTCGGCGCGGTGCGGGTCTTCCGGCAGGCCGGTGCGGACTTGCTCGCGGTGCCCGGCGACGAGGACGGCATGGACACCGAGGCGCTGGCCGGCCGGCTCCGGCGTGGGGCCCGCTGCCGGCTCGTCTACGTCGTACCGCACTTCCACAACCCGACGGCGGCGGTGCTGACCGAGGAGCGCCGCCGTCACCTGGCCGAGCTGGCCGGCCACTACGGATTCCTGATCGTCGAGGACGATCCCTACGCGGATCTCGCGTTCGACGGGGTGCGCCTGCCCTCCATCGACGCCTTCAGCGATCGCGTCATCCGGCTGCTGAGCCTGTCGAAGACGCTGTGCCCCGGGTTCCGGGTGGCCGGGCTGGTCGCCCCGCCCGCGCTGATCGGCCCGCTGACCACCGCCAAGCAGGACGCGGACCTGCAGACCAACACCTTCGGCCAGCACGTGGTCAGCCGGCTGCTGAGCCGGCCGGGCTTCCTGCCCCGGCACCTGCTCCGCCTCCAGTCGCTCTACCGCACCCGGGCCGGCCACCTCGCCGGGCTGCTCGGCGGGCTCGGCTGGCTGACCTTCCGCGCACCGCGTGGCGGGCTGTTCTTCTGGGCCGCGATCACGACCGCGGGGGTGGACGCCGCCACGTTGACCGCGGCGGCGATCGAGGAGGGCCTGGCCATCGTTCCCGGTCCCCCGTTCTGCATCGACCGGGACGGCTCCCGCCACCTCCGGCTGTCGTTCGCCACGCTGTCGCCGTCGGAGATGCCGGAAGCGGTACGGCGCCTCGAACTCGCCCGCGCCCGGGTATCCGGGCCGCGCGGGGCAGCTGCCGCCGGATAG
- a CDS encoding BTAD domain-containing putative transcriptional regulator — MTPRTAEAVRGAGLLREAASVHAGVGTAMEFKVLGPLTVTEGDLSAHLPGGLRRRLLAALLVNLNSVVSADRLVHILWGDDAPPSASRNLHNQVWRVRAALDECSPGMGAALITQPPGYQLRVDPQVVDAVRFEQAVTGAVAESAERPDRAAAQLTKALELWRGAPYAEFAGQEFCRYEAMRLEELRLVAIEERFEAIIASGRHAELNGEIEAFAAEHPLRERPQDLLMMVLHRAGRQADAAAVYREFRRRLVEQMGLEPSAALRRRHEHILHTDPVPEPDRRRARVGNLRLELSDLVGRGDDIARALATLRHTRVLTMTGVGGVGKTRLALRVAAEASEAFPHGVWVCELGAVRDGWLVPDVLATTLGMQALPGATVTDGLVDFLRSRRALLVIDNCEHVLDAAAHLVDAVARDCPEVVVLATSREPLGVDGEHVLPVGLLEVPPPDAGRDVDRVAAVPSVALFVRRASAATATFTVGAHNIAEVAEICRRLDGLPLAIELAATRLRSMSVAEVAARLERRLDFLHSTRRVREERHGTLGTVVGWSYNLLAPVDRAGFDRLSVLAGSFTLDDATAIAVDDDIGAAEVVDVVADLVHKSMLVAETEHTPTRYTMLETLRIYGREQLERSGRLALLQRRHAAHCVAVAEASSAGLAGADEASWAARIAALLNDLRAAHSWALTTDPATAIRLSAALLRYTSAHGPAEMYRWADRAVAAATHEPPGPRLAAALAVAAAGAARRGDLADAEELVERGLRAVPERADPARRHLLWVLARVASFRGRLTDAATLYAKVAQLAEQVDDTHCVAYVTASGALQHAYQGAAERAVVLAGQAGKLAMVTRNPTAIAWAHYALGVALQDREPERALATLRQAREVGRAGGNTYIPGVALSVAAALMTRHGDVDQAARLTAEVVDYWSHESHWAQQWVALRTAVSVLARSGEYEAAATLHGALVASDGAIRPIGAEAELSDAVVGAVADRLGDEPFTAAVTRGATLSDDDAVVFARTALDRIGRAGPAAPAHGVVSWSPRGEVAARS; from the coding sequence ATGACTCCACGGACCGCGGAGGCGGTCCGGGGAGCCGGGCTGCTCAGGGAAGCCGCAAGCGTGCACGCCGGGGTGGGGACTGCGATGGAGTTCAAGGTGCTCGGACCGCTCACGGTCACCGAAGGAGACCTGAGCGCTCACCTGCCCGGCGGGCTGCGGCGACGGCTGCTCGCGGCCCTGCTGGTCAACCTGAATTCGGTCGTGTCGGCCGATCGCCTGGTCCACATCCTCTGGGGTGACGATGCTCCGCCGTCGGCGTCGCGCAACCTCCACAACCAGGTGTGGCGGGTGCGTGCTGCGCTGGACGAGTGCTCACCCGGCATGGGCGCGGCGCTGATCACCCAGCCGCCCGGCTACCAGCTGCGGGTGGATCCGCAGGTGGTCGACGCCGTCCGCTTCGAACAGGCGGTCACCGGCGCGGTCGCCGAGTCGGCCGAGCGTCCCGACCGGGCGGCGGCCCAGCTGACCAAGGCGCTCGAGCTGTGGCGTGGGGCGCCCTACGCGGAGTTCGCCGGGCAGGAGTTCTGCCGGTACGAGGCGATGCGGCTCGAAGAACTGCGCCTGGTCGCGATCGAGGAGCGGTTCGAAGCGATCATCGCCTCGGGCCGGCACGCGGAGCTGAACGGCGAGATCGAGGCGTTCGCCGCCGAGCACCCGTTGCGGGAACGGCCCCAGGACCTGCTGATGATGGTCCTGCACCGGGCCGGGCGCCAGGCCGACGCCGCCGCGGTCTACCGGGAGTTCCGCCGGCGGCTGGTGGAGCAGATGGGGCTGGAGCCGTCCGCCGCGCTGCGCCGGCGCCACGAGCACATCCTGCACACCGATCCGGTGCCGGAACCGGACCGGCGGCGCGCCCGCGTCGGCAACCTGCGGCTGGAGCTGAGCGATCTGGTCGGTCGCGGCGACGACATCGCCCGGGCGCTGGCCACCCTCCGCCACACCAGGGTGCTGACCATGACCGGGGTCGGCGGGGTGGGCAAGACCCGGCTTGCCCTGCGGGTGGCGGCGGAGGCGAGCGAGGCGTTCCCGCACGGCGTCTGGGTGTGCGAACTGGGCGCGGTGCGGGACGGCTGGCTGGTGCCCGACGTGCTGGCGACGACGCTCGGGATGCAGGCGCTGCCGGGCGCGACCGTCACCGACGGGCTGGTCGACTTCCTGCGCTCCCGGCGCGCGTTGCTGGTGATCGACAACTGCGAGCACGTACTGGACGCCGCCGCGCACCTGGTCGACGCGGTGGCGCGCGACTGCCCCGAGGTCGTGGTGCTGGCCACCAGCCGCGAGCCGCTGGGCGTCGACGGCGAGCACGTCCTGCCGGTGGGCCTGCTCGAGGTCCCGCCGCCGGACGCCGGCCGGGACGTCGACCGGGTGGCCGCGGTGCCGTCCGTGGCCCTGTTCGTCCGCCGGGCGAGCGCGGCGACCGCGACCTTCACCGTCGGCGCGCACAACATCGCCGAGGTCGCCGAGATCTGCCGCCGGCTGGACGGCCTGCCGCTGGCCATCGAGCTGGCCGCGACGCGGCTGAGGTCGATGTCGGTGGCCGAGGTCGCCGCCCGGCTGGAACGCCGGCTGGACTTCCTGCACAGCACGAGGCGGGTGCGGGAGGAACGGCACGGCACTCTCGGCACCGTCGTCGGGTGGTCCTACAACCTGCTGGCCCCGGTCGATCGGGCCGGCTTCGACCGGCTCAGCGTGCTGGCCGGGTCGTTCACCCTGGACGACGCCACGGCGATCGCCGTCGACGACGACATCGGTGCGGCGGAGGTGGTCGACGTCGTCGCCGACCTGGTGCACAAGTCCATGCTCGTCGCCGAAACCGAGCACACCCCGACCCGGTACACGATGCTGGAGACCCTGCGGATCTACGGCCGGGAACAGCTCGAACGCAGCGGGCGGCTGGCGCTCTTGCAGCGCCGGCACGCCGCCCACTGCGTCGCCGTGGCCGAAGCGTCTTCCGCCGGGCTGGCCGGGGCAGACGAAGCAAGCTGGGCGGCCAGGATCGCCGCGCTGCTGAACGACCTGCGCGCCGCCCACAGCTGGGCGCTGACCACCGATCCGGCGACCGCGATCCGGCTGTCGGCCGCGTTGCTGCGGTACACCTCGGCACACGGACCGGCCGAGATGTACCGCTGGGCCGACCGGGCGGTGGCGGCCGCGACCCACGAGCCGCCCGGCCCGCGACTGGCGGCCGCACTGGCCGTCGCCGCCGCGGGCGCCGCTCGCCGGGGCGATCTGGCCGACGCGGAGGAGTTGGTCGAGCGCGGGTTGCGCGCGGTGCCAGAGCGGGCCGACCCGGCGCGGCGGCATCTGCTCTGGGTACTGGCCAGGGTGGCCTCGTTCCGGGGCCGGCTCACCGACGCGGCCACCTTGTACGCGAAGGTCGCGCAGCTGGCGGAGCAGGTCGATGACACGCATTGCGTCGCCTACGTCACCGCGAGCGGTGCTTTGCAGCACGCCTACCAAGGTGCGGCCGAGCGGGCCGTGGTGCTCGCCGGCCAGGCCGGGAAGCTGGCGATGGTCACCCGCAACCCGACCGCCATCGCCTGGGCGCACTACGCGCTCGGGGTGGCGTTGCAGGACCGGGAGCCGGAGCGGGCGCTGGCCACCCTGCGGCAGGCGCGCGAGGTCGGGAGGGCCGGGGGCAACACCTACATCCCGGGCGTGGCGCTCAGCGTGGCCGCCGCCCTGATGACCCGGCACGGCGACGTGGACCAGGCGGCGCGGCTGACCGCCGAGGTGGTCGACTACTGGAGCCACGAGAGCCACTGGGCGCAGCAGTGGGTCGCGTTGCGCACCGCCGTCTCCGTGCTCGCCCGGTCGGGGGAGTACGAAGCGGCGGCGACGCTGCACGGCGCACTGGTGGCCAGCGATGGCGCGATCCGGCCGATCGGGGCCGAGGCCGAGCTGTCCGACGCGGTCGTCGGCGCCGTGGCCGATCGGCTCGGCGACGAGCCGTTCACCGCCGCTGTCACCCGCGGTGCCACGCTGAGCGACGACGACGCGGTGGTCTTCGCGAGGACGGCGCTCGACCGGATCGGCCGGGCCGGGCCCGCCGCCCCCGCGCACGGGGTGGTTTCCTGGTCGCCGAGGGGCGAGGTCGCCGCCCGGTCGTGA
- a CDS encoding LysR family transcriptional regulator: MDHDLNLIEALDALLTESSVTKAAARLHTSAPAMSRTLARLRRAFDDPLLVRAGRDLVPTPRALELRSEVHAVATRARALFTASTAADPRTVVRMFDLQVTDMLSTTFIPALIDDLRSQAPGISLRLRPENLEDTPALREGLVDLEIGTLRPGDPEIHSETLVTETLVGAIRPEHPLAKAKKVTPERFAAADHIVVSRRGRAHGPIDERLAELGLSRRVIAVLPSFAGALHLARATDVVCVTPARLGRSMLETLGLRTFPIPVALPEVVLGMAWHPRNHHDRTHALLRERTRRIMARAAA; encoded by the coding sequence GTGGACCACGACCTGAACCTCATCGAGGCGCTGGACGCCCTGCTCACCGAGAGCAGCGTGACGAAGGCGGCGGCGCGCCTGCACACCTCGGCGCCGGCGATGAGCCGCACCCTCGCCCGGCTGCGGCGCGCGTTCGACGATCCGCTGCTCGTCCGGGCGGGCCGTGATCTGGTGCCGACCCCTCGGGCGCTGGAGCTGCGCAGCGAGGTGCACGCGGTCGCGACCCGGGCCCGCGCGCTGTTCACCGCGTCGACCGCGGCCGACCCGCGGACCGTGGTGCGCATGTTCGACCTGCAGGTCACCGACATGCTGTCGACGACGTTCATCCCGGCCCTCATCGACGACCTGCGGAGCCAGGCGCCGGGGATCTCCCTGCGGCTGCGGCCGGAAAACCTCGAGGACACCCCGGCGCTGCGCGAAGGCCTCGTGGACCTGGAGATCGGGACGCTCCGCCCGGGCGACCCGGAGATCCACTCGGAAACGCTCGTCACCGAAACGCTGGTCGGCGCGATCCGGCCGGAGCACCCGCTGGCGAAGGCGAAGAAGGTCACCCCCGAGAGGTTCGCCGCGGCCGACCACATCGTCGTCTCACGCCGGGGCCGCGCCCACGGCCCGATCGACGAGCGGCTGGCCGAACTGGGCCTGAGCCGCCGGGTGATCGCCGTGCTGCCGAGCTTCGCGGGGGCACTGCACCTGGCCCGGGCCACCGACGTCGTCTGCGTCACGCCCGCCCGGCTGGGCCGTTCGATGCTGGAGACGCTGGGGCTGCGGACGTTCCCGATTCCGGTCGCGTTGCCGGAGGTGGTGCTCGGCATGGCCTGGCACCCCCGCAACCACCACGACCGGACGCACGCCCTGCTGCGGGAGCGCACCCGCCGGATCATGGCCCGCGCCGCGGCCTGA
- a CDS encoding FAD-dependent monooxygenase yields the protein MRAVVIGGGVVGLTTGIALRRRGIDVVVHECAPEIRAAGAGLGLWANALAVFDALGVGEQVRAIGKPSEMYFHDPAGRLLETPEFGVEDHRFLLVHRAKLNDLLADAVGRGNIRLATGFAAYEEHADHVTVRSADGSEESADVLVGADGAYSAVRAQLVPGTPAQEHPGHHAWRAVLPEPGLALTEDRLILGGDRCRGGWVRTYDGGVYWLVNQFDAPEPTGTLKEQALARAAHLDESEHGGVLAELIRATPEDRILHNRIMLVPPLPHWASGRVVLAGDAAHAMSPHVTAGATLGIEDAALLGRLLSPAGDVVAALAAYEADRIPRYAQVAELSAAVEHAATPQGFARHYAAFSHWMITTAGNPVTA from the coding sequence ATGCGAGCTGTGGTGATCGGTGGCGGGGTCGTGGGCCTGACGACCGGAATCGCGTTGCGCCGCAGGGGAATCGACGTGGTGGTCCACGAGTGCGCGCCGGAGATCCGCGCGGCCGGGGCCGGGCTGGGGTTGTGGGCCAACGCGCTGGCGGTGTTCGACGCCCTCGGCGTCGGGGAGCAGGTGCGCGCGATCGGCAAGCCCAGCGAGATGTACTTCCACGACCCGGCCGGGCGGCTGCTGGAGACGCCGGAATTCGGGGTCGAGGATCACCGGTTCCTGCTGGTGCACCGGGCGAAGCTCAACGATCTGCTCGCCGACGCAGTCGGCCGGGGCAACATCCGCCTCGCCACCGGGTTCGCCGCGTACGAAGAGCACGCTGACCACGTCACGGTCCGGTCGGCCGATGGCAGCGAGGAGTCCGCCGACGTGCTCGTCGGGGCGGACGGGGCGTACTCGGCGGTCCGCGCGCAACTGGTGCCGGGGACGCCGGCGCAGGAACACCCCGGTCACCACGCCTGGCGCGCGGTGCTTCCGGAGCCGGGCCTCGCGCTGACCGAGGACCGGCTGATCCTGGGTGGCGATCGCTGCCGCGGCGGGTGGGTGCGCACCTACGACGGCGGCGTGTACTGGCTGGTGAACCAGTTCGACGCGCCGGAACCGACCGGCACCCTCAAGGAACAGGCCCTGGCCCGGGCGGCGCACCTGGACGAGAGCGAGCACGGCGGGGTCCTCGCCGAGCTCATCCGCGCCACGCCCGAGGACCGGATCCTGCACAACCGGATCATGCTCGTGCCGCCGTTGCCGCACTGGGCGTCCGGGCGCGTCGTACTCGCCGGGGACGCGGCCCACGCGATGTCGCCGCACGTCACGGCCGGCGCGACGCTGGGCATCGAGGACGCCGCGCTGCTCGGCCGCCTGCTTTCCCCCGCCGGCGACGTGGTCGCGGCGCTGGCCGCCTACGAGGCGGACCGGATCCCGCGGTACGCCCAGGTCGCGGAGCTGTCGGCGGCGGTGGAGCACGCCGCCACGCCGCAGGGGTTCGCGCGGCACTACGCCGCGTTCAGCCACTGGATGATCACGACGGCCGGGAACCCGGTGACGGCGTGA
- a CDS encoding CocE/NonD family hydrolase, with the protein MSFTVAVDVPVPMRDGVALATNVWLPDGPGPFPALLVRTPYGKDDAGLYGNPKLPDVFALVEAGYAVVAQDVRGTSRSPGTFVPHTHEGPDSLDTLTWLAAQPWCDGAVGMWGGSYMGFSQWQAAAHDVPALRAIAPVMTSADPYAAPWRSPGGALSQDAVMTWGTLSALRNLRRGLEDGRGDPTDAGALLADLSEPPSLHEPLPIAGRAAVTRSLPWLGQVLDHPERDAFWREIAAIDHGERITVPALHIGGWYDVFVGETVRSYTTLRRRGGSAAARDGQRLVIGPWSHADGTDLGTYPDRSFGLAGSIKTAGITEEHLRFFDRWVRGRPGDTPRVRLFVMGADEWRDEPDWPLPDTRYTDLFLDGGGRAGTAAGDGVLTRDVPAEDATDTFRYDPRDPVPSLGGTVLAAAPGAYPGPADQAAAETREDVLCFTTPVLRWPVEVTGHVTLVLHIRSSTPDTDFTGKLVDVHPDGRAILLCEGIQRVRYRESLTEPALLAPGTVAELTLDLGVTANVFRPGHRIRLEVSSSNFPRYDRNTNTGATIATDDADAVVVAVNHVLHGPVHPSRLILPVIGRSPSEEDRA; encoded by the coding sequence GTGAGCTTCACGGTGGCGGTGGACGTGCCGGTGCCGATGCGTGACGGCGTCGCGCTCGCCACCAACGTGTGGCTCCCGGACGGGCCCGGACCGTTCCCGGCGTTGCTGGTCCGCACGCCCTACGGCAAGGACGACGCCGGGCTGTACGGCAACCCGAAGCTCCCCGACGTGTTCGCCCTCGTCGAAGCCGGTTACGCCGTGGTGGCGCAGGACGTCCGGGGCACCTCCCGGTCGCCCGGGACGTTCGTGCCGCACACCCACGAAGGCCCGGACAGTCTCGACACCCTCACCTGGCTGGCCGCGCAGCCGTGGTGCGACGGCGCGGTCGGCATGTGGGGCGGGTCGTACATGGGGTTCAGCCAGTGGCAGGCCGCGGCGCACGACGTCCCGGCGCTGCGGGCGATCGCGCCGGTGATGACCTCGGCCGACCCGTACGCGGCACCGTGGCGCTCCCCCGGCGGCGCGTTGTCCCAGGACGCCGTCATGACCTGGGGCACCCTCTCGGCCCTGCGCAACCTGCGGCGCGGACTCGAGGACGGCCGCGGTGACCCCACCGACGCCGGGGCGCTGCTGGCCGACCTGTCCGAACCGCCCTCGCTGCACGAACCGCTGCCGATCGCCGGCCGCGCCGCGGTGACCCGCTCCCTGCCCTGGCTCGGCCAGGTGCTCGACCACCCGGAACGGGACGCCTTCTGGCGGGAGATCGCCGCGATCGACCACGGCGAGCGGATCACCGTGCCGGCCCTCCACATCGGCGGGTGGTACGACGTGTTCGTCGGCGAAACCGTGCGGTCGTACACGACGCTGCGCCGCCGCGGGGGCAGCGCCGCCGCCCGCGACGGCCAGCGGCTGGTCATCGGCCCCTGGTCGCACGCCGACGGGACGGACCTCGGCACCTACCCCGACCGGTCGTTCGGGCTCGCCGGCAGCATCAAGACCGCCGGGATCACCGAGGAGCACCTGCGGTTCTTCGACCGCTGGGTCCGCGGCCGGCCCGGCGACACCCCGCGGGTCCGGCTCTTCGTGATGGGGGCCGACGAGTGGCGTGACGAGCCGGACTGGCCGCTGCCGGACACCCGGTACACCGACTTGTTCCTCGACGGCGGTGGCCGGGCCGGCACCGCGGCCGGCGACGGCGTCCTGACCCGCGACGTCCCGGCCGAGGACGCGACCGACACCTTCCGCTACGACCCGCGCGATCCGGTGCCCAGCCTGGGCGGCACCGTGCTCGCCGCGGCGCCGGGCGCCTACCCCGGGCCGGCCGACCAGGCCGCGGCCGAAACGCGCGAGGACGTCCTGTGCTTCACCACGCCGGTTCTCCGGTGGCCCGTCGAGGTCACCGGCCACGTCACCCTGGTGCTGCACATCCGTTCGTCCACACCGGACACCGACTTCACCGGCAAGCTCGTCGACGTGCACCCCGACGGCCGGGCGATCCTGCTCTGCGAAGGCATCCAGCGCGTCCGCTACCGCGAGTCGCTCACCGAACCCGCGCTGCTGGCACCGGGCACGGTCGCCGAACTCACCCTCGACCTGGGTGTCACCGCGAACGTCTTCCGGCCCGGGCACCGCATCCGCCTCGAGGTCTCCAGCAGCAACTTCCCCCGCTACGACCGCAACACCAACACCGGCGCGACGATCGCCACCGACGACGCGGACGCCGTGGTGGTCGCCGTCAACCACGTCCTCCACGGACCCGTGCACCCCAGCCGGCTGATCCTGCCGGTGATCGGACGCTCCCCGTCCGAGGAGGACCGAGCATGA
- a CDS encoding nuclear transport factor 2 family protein: MNALPELSDRLAIADVVAGLAHAQDDRDWVALRRLFAEQVTLDLSTHYHGRPPATVTAADLVELARTTLAGFDCTHHAATDLLVRVTGDEATCRAHMVAYHHVPADPGVVDHCTMRGRWDLKLRKLDGKWLIEQWAVVRTAPWEGSPDVYALAAART, translated from the coding sequence ATGAACGCACTGCCGGAGCTGTCCGACCGGTTGGCCATCGCCGACGTCGTCGCCGGCCTGGCCCACGCCCAGGACGACCGGGACTGGGTCGCCCTGCGACGGCTGTTCGCCGAGCAGGTGACGCTGGACCTGTCGACCCACTACCACGGCAGGCCGCCGGCCACCGTGACCGCGGCCGACCTGGTCGAGCTGGCCCGCACGACCCTGGCGGGGTTCGACTGCACCCACCACGCCGCCACCGATCTCCTCGTGCGGGTGACCGGCGACGAGGCCACCTGCCGCGCGCACATGGTCGCCTACCACCACGTCCCCGCCGATCCCGGCGTCGTCGACCACTGCACGATGCGCGGCCGCTGGGACCTGAAGCTGCGCAAGCTCGACGGGAAGTGGCTCATCGAGCAGTGGGCCGTCGTGCGCACCGCGCCGTGGGAAGGCTCGCCGGACGTCTACGCCCTCGCCGCCGCCCGAACCTGA
- a CDS encoding NIPSNAP family protein: MFYEIRTEHARPGRGAELARYLDETVIPLHREQGMQVVGSFTGAADTVVWIRRFEDDADRERILEAVHQDPRCAAPAAAVSALTSDPAATIRLVPTAGSALR, translated from the coding sequence ATGTTCTACGAAATCCGCACCGAGCACGCCCGGCCGGGTCGCGGCGCCGAACTGGCCCGCTACCTGGACGAGACCGTCATCCCGCTGCACCGGGAACAGGGGATGCAGGTGGTGGGCTCCTTCACGGGGGCCGCCGACACCGTCGTCTGGATCAGGCGCTTCGAAGACGACGCCGATCGCGAACGTATCCTGGAGGCCGTCCACCAAGATCCGCGGTGCGCTGCGCCGGCCGCCGCTGTTTCGGCGCTGACGAGCGACCCGGCGGCCACGATCCGGCTGGTGCCGACCGCCGGGTCGGCGCTGCGCTGA
- a CDS encoding acetamidase/formamidase family protein, with translation MAEYRLPATRESTVDVFDRATPPVLTVDPGDSVVVGSLDAAGYLDRRLQGATMFPDRRGHCLTGPIAVRGAEPGMVLGVHFASIKPGDRGWTAAGTKDNALNRRLGVAGGPGAWLTWDIGLETATSNLGHTVAVAPFLGVIGVPPAEPGPHPTIPPRPDGGGNLDCRDLVAGSTLFLPLTVPGALLHLGDGHAAQGHGEVGGTAIECPMTTAVTLTLAADAAVPGIHAETPEGRVTFGFGTGLDEAMADALAAMVTWLQRLHDLDRPTALALASPVVDLRITQVANETWGVHAVLPHGAIR, from the coding sequence GTGGCCGAGTACCGGCTTCCCGCGACGCGCGAGTCCACAGTGGACGTCTTCGACCGGGCCACCCCGCCCGTGCTCACGGTCGACCCGGGCGACTCGGTCGTGGTCGGGTCGCTCGACGCCGCCGGCTACCTGGACCGGCGGCTGCAGGGCGCCACGATGTTCCCGGACCGGCGCGGCCACTGCCTGACCGGGCCGATCGCGGTGCGCGGCGCCGAGCCCGGCATGGTCCTGGGCGTGCACTTCGCGTCGATCAAGCCCGGGGACCGGGGCTGGACCGCCGCGGGGACGAAGGACAACGCGCTCAACCGCCGGCTCGGGGTGGCCGGCGGCCCCGGCGCCTGGTTGACGTGGGACATCGGGCTCGAGACCGCCACCAGCAACCTCGGGCACACCGTCGCCGTCGCGCCCTTCCTCGGCGTCATCGGCGTACCGCCCGCCGAACCGGGACCGCACCCGACCATTCCGCCGCGGCCGGACGGCGGCGGCAACCTCGACTGCCGGGACCTCGTCGCCGGTTCGACGCTGTTCCTGCCGCTGACGGTCCCGGGCGCGCTGCTGCACCTGGGCGACGGCCACGCGGCGCAGGGCCACGGCGAAGTCGGCGGAACGGCGATCGAGTGCCCGATGACCACCGCGGTGACCCTCACCCTGGCCGCGGACGCGGCGGTACCGGGCATCCACGCCGAAACCCCGGAAGGCCGGGTCACCTTCGGCTTCGGCACCGGCCTCGACGAGGCCATGGCCGACGCGCTGGCCGCCATGGTGACCTGGCTGCAGCGGCTGCACGACCTGGACCGGCCGACCGCACTGGCGCTCGCCTCGCCGGTCGTCGACCTGCGGATCACCCAGGTCGCCAACGAGACGTGGGGCGTGCACGCCGTCCTCCCGCACGGCGCAATCCGCTGA